One segment of Vagococcus martis DNA contains the following:
- a CDS encoding type B 50S ribosomal protein L31 — translation MKQGIHPEYHPVVFMDSQTGFKFLSGSTKTSEETIEWEDGNTYPVIRVEITSDSHPFYTGRQKFTQADGRVDRFNKKYGLKDENAAE, via the coding sequence GAAACAAGGAATTCATCCAGAATATCATCCAGTAGTATTTATGGACTCACAAACAGGGTTCAAATTCTTATCTGGATCAACTAAAACATCTGAAGAAACTATTGAATGGGAAGATGGAAATACATACCCAGTCATCCGTGTGGAAATTACTTCAGATTCACATCCATTCTATACAGGACGTCAAAAATTTACACAAGCAGACGGACGTGTGGATCGTTTCAACAAAAAATATGGTCTCAAAGACGAAAACGCTGCAGAATAA